One part of the Chryseobacterium sp. 7 genome encodes these proteins:
- the hsdR gene encoding type I restriction-modification system endonuclease — MDSKFYFLQDIYPELFNCARLAEILYHIDASSSISKSRLFCEKLSSLIAGFESEDISLLNQHEAIQFLNQHEILPDTIADIFHTVRKSGNKASHSGSNTSAEALFILKKIFTLGKWFFETYDNDTIEGLYYELPPNKSELEISSLTDKVDELTIQLKNYELKIQALNSSESDRKKRREKAQFYADKINLSEYDTRIQLIDIQLRAAGWDCDTENINYKNKKTLPEKGKNKAIAEWPCGTKYADYALFIGTELYGLVEAKKYNTDISTNLRQSKIYSENIHLQNEIVLLGQWDTYKVPFLYSTNGKKYLEQLKTKSGIWFQDIRKSTNRPYALKGWYSPEGLKELYNRDSEEANEKLLESDYEYLTSPSGLNLRDYQIEAIRSVENKLIESPFDKRALLVMATGTGKTRTINGLIYRLIKANKFKRILFLTDRKLLATQARDSIKENKVEAQQSFGGIYQFDDLGTTIPDSESRLHFATVQSMVKRLFYNEGEPLTIDTYDCIIVDEAHRGYQLDKEMNEDDFGIRNEDDYVAQYRKVLDYFDAFKIGMTATPALHTTEIFGESVYNYSYRNAVIDGNLVDHEPPFNIKTYLNTEGITWEKGEKPQVYDGETGEITDLDELEDELKFDVEHFNKQVLNDNFNRAVVQELVKNLDPEGNEKTIIFAARDSHADTIINMLGEEFEKIGVDVHEKAIQKITGSVYDNAQLTRDFKNERYPNIVVTVDLLTTGIDVPSICNVVFMRRVRSRILYEQMLGRATRLCREIGKESFKIFDAVRLYEALKDYTQIQTVGNPSYSFQQLVEETERISDEQRLYKQVEQIIAKLQRKSRNLTAEQKEHISYHTDGNTIEGLIQSLKNTTSSEIKNTVEQLSSLWNYLDTKVYKKYSQFVSTHEDSVMEVTRGYGNADKPEDYIEGFKKFLQENSNTIAAINIICNKPQELDRKSLKELKLLFDEKGFNETSLNTAWKSTKNVDIAADIIAYIRTLSMGIDLIAPQERVQKAISKLKSKHQWTAVQLRWIDRFEKQLMAETILTKQDLDLRPFVDEGGFTRLNKIFNNELEELITELNNELYSA, encoded by the coding sequence ATGGATTCGAAATTTTATTTCCTTCAGGATATTTATCCTGAACTTTTTAATTGTGCAAGATTAGCCGAAATTTTATATCATATAGATGCCAGTTCATCGATATCAAAATCTAGATTATTTTGTGAAAAACTAAGTAGCTTAATTGCTGGTTTTGAATCGGAAGACATCTCACTTTTAAACCAACATGAGGCAATACAATTTCTAAATCAACATGAGATTTTACCCGATACAATAGCTGATATTTTCCATACAGTTAGAAAATCTGGAAATAAAGCTTCTCATAGTGGCTCCAATACATCTGCTGAAGCACTATTTATTCTGAAGAAAATATTTACTTTGGGGAAATGGTTTTTTGAAACATATGACAATGATACCATTGAAGGCTTATATTATGAATTGCCTCCTAATAAATCAGAGTTAGAAATATCTTCTTTAACAGACAAAGTAGATGAATTGACAATTCAGTTAAAAAACTATGAATTGAAAATCCAGGCATTGAATTCTTCTGAAAGTGATAGAAAGAAAAGAAGGGAGAAAGCTCAATTTTATGCAGATAAAATTAATCTAAGCGAATATGATACAAGAATCCAACTTATAGACATTCAGTTGAGAGCTGCCGGCTGGGATTGTGACACAGAAAATATTAATTACAAGAATAAAAAAACGTTACCTGAAAAAGGAAAAAATAAAGCAATTGCGGAGTGGCCTTGTGGAACAAAATATGCAGACTATGCTTTATTTATTGGTACTGAACTATATGGTTTAGTTGAGGCTAAGAAATATAATACTGATATTTCTACCAATCTTCGACAGTCTAAGATATACTCAGAAAATATCCATCTACAAAATGAAATTGTTTTACTAGGTCAATGGGACACCTACAAAGTTCCGTTCTTATATTCTACAAACGGAAAAAAATATTTGGAACAACTGAAAACCAAAAGTGGAATTTGGTTTCAGGATATAAGAAAGTCCACCAATCGTCCATATGCATTAAAAGGTTGGTATTCACCAGAAGGTTTAAAAGAATTATACAATAGAGATTCTGAAGAAGCAAACGAAAAACTTTTAGAAAGCGACTATGAATATCTAACCTCCCCAAGTGGTCTAAATCTTCGTGATTATCAGATAGAAGCCATTCGATCTGTTGAAAATAAACTGATTGAATCTCCTTTTGATAAAAGGGCTTTACTTGTTATGGCTACAGGAACAGGGAAAACCAGAACTATTAATGGTTTAATTTATAGATTAATAAAAGCGAACAAATTTAAAAGAATTCTATTCTTAACAGATAGAAAGCTTCTTGCAACTCAGGCACGTGACAGTATTAAAGAAAATAAAGTTGAAGCTCAACAGTCTTTTGGAGGAATTTATCAATTTGATGACCTTGGAACAACTATTCCGGATTCTGAATCCCGTCTTCACTTTGCTACAGTTCAAAGTATGGTAAAAAGGCTATTTTATAATGAAGGAGAACCTTTAACAATAGACACTTATGACTGTATCATTGTTGATGAAGCACACCGTGGTTACCAATTGGATAAAGAAATGAATGAGGATGATTTTGGAATACGAAATGAAGATGACTATGTAGCACAATACCGCAAAGTTCTGGATTATTTTGATGCCTTTAAAATTGGAATGACTGCAACACCAGCCCTTCATACAACAGAAATTTTCGGAGAATCTGTTTATAATTATTCCTATCGTAACGCTGTAATAGATGGTAATCTGGTAGATCATGAACCTCCATTTAATATTAAAACTTATCTTAATACCGAAGGAATTACATGGGAAAAGGGAGAAAAACCTCAGGTATATGATGGTGAAACTGGAGAAATAACAGATTTAGATGAACTGGAAGATGAATTGAAGTTTGATGTAGAACATTTTAATAAACAGGTTCTTAATGATAATTTCAACAGAGCTGTAGTTCAGGAACTTGTTAAAAACTTAGATCCTGAAGGCAATGAAAAAACAATCATCTTCGCAGCAAGAGATAGTCATGCAGATACCATAATCAATATGCTGGGCGAAGAGTTTGAAAAAATTGGCGTTGATGTTCATGAAAAAGCTATTCAGAAAATTACGGGTAGTGTTTATGACAATGCACAACTAACCAGAGATTTTAAGAACGAAAGATATCCCAATATTGTTGTTACGGTAGACCTATTAACTACCGGAATTGATGTTCCTTCGATATGTAATGTTGTATTTATGCGTCGTGTACGTTCTCGTATATTGTACGAGCAAATGCTGGGAAGAGCAACACGTCTTTGTCGTGAAATAGGAAAAGAATCTTTTAAAATATTTGACGCAGTTCGATTATACGAGGCACTTAAAGACTATACTCAGATACAGACAGTAGGAAATCCTTCTTATAGTTTCCAACAGTTGGTAGAGGAAACTGAGAGAATTTCTGATGAGCAGCGTTTATATAAACAGGTTGAACAAATCATTGCAAAGCTGCAACGAAAGTCCAGAAACCTAACAGCTGAACAAAAAGAGCATATTTCTTATCATACAGATGGCAATACTATTGAAGGATTAATACAGTCTTTGAAGAATACAACCAGCTCTGAAATAAAAAATACAGTAGAGCAATTAAGCTCACTTTGGAATTATCTTGACACCAAAGTATACAAGAAATATTCTCAATTTGTTTCTACACACGAAGATTCTGTAATGGAAGTTACCCGTGGATATGGAAATGCAGATAAACCTGAAGATTATATAGAAGGATTCAAAAAATTCCTTCAGGAAAATAGCAATACTATTGCAGCAATCAATATCATTTGCAATAAACCTCAGGAGCTAGACCGTAAGTCATTAAAAGAATTAAAGTTACTTTTCGATGAAAAAGGTTTTAATGAAACTTCTCTGAATACCGCTTGGAAATCCACAAAAAATGTGGATATTGCGGCCGATATTATAGCTTATATCAGAACACTTTCTATGGGAATTGACTTAATAGCCCCTCAAGAACGTGTTCAGAAAGCAATTAGCAAGTTAAAATCAAAACATCAATGGACTGCTGTGCAATTAAGATGGATAGACCGTTTTGAAAAACAATTGATGGCAGAAACTATTCTTACAAAACAGGACTTAGACTTAAGACCTTTTGTAGATGAAGGAGGTTTTACAAGGTTAAATAAGATATTTAATAACGAATTAGAAGAATTGATAACAGAGCTGAATAATGAACTGTATTCAGCATAG